In a genomic window of Nostoc sp. UHCC 0870:
- a CDS encoding IS4 family transposase, with the protein MVEDEVIAEQLEKLLTPAITNQENYYRKLGLRERILNLPLMMAAVLTLLWRDIAGVRELTRMLARDGFLWCNPTKVSQQAVSQRFLTFPSELFEKVFKDLLPSLRTAWHSRNKRPLPESIQFTLSKFEKIWIVDGSTLEALFRKLQSLESAQRGQLAGKMSTVIDLMTRLPVEIWFEENPKASDTKSEENILNLVTTRTLLLLDRGFYHFKFWHQLIEKKVDFITRIKKGAAIKIEQVFTDSYGLRDRKIRLGSGTNKTPFITLRLIEVRSGKTWHSYLTSVLDPNVLPPYVVADLYRRRWRIEDAFNTVKRLLGLSYLWTGSINGIKLQIWATWLFYAVLVDLGDAVADELSLPFDEISLEMIYRGLYHFTMAHQKGKATDPVKYFADPQNRDLGIIKQKRKPNIKLIVAPFPDLQRGSDQFFFNNSLKAS; encoded by the coding sequence ATGGTGGAAGACGAAGTAATTGCAGAGCAACTGGAAAAATTATTGACCCCAGCGATTACAAATCAAGAAAATTACTACCGAAAACTAGGACTCAGAGAACGGATACTGAATTTACCATTGATGATGGCTGCGGTACTAACCTTGTTATGGCGAGACATAGCCGGAGTCAGAGAACTGACAAGAATGTTAGCTAGAGACGGTTTTCTGTGGTGTAATCCTACAAAAGTTAGTCAACAAGCTGTATCACAGAGATTTTTGACATTTCCATCAGAATTATTTGAAAAAGTATTTAAAGATTTACTGCCTAGTTTAAGAACAGCTTGGCATAGTAGAAATAAACGACCGTTGCCAGAAAGTATTCAGTTTACATTATCAAAATTCGAGAAAATTTGGATAGTAGACGGGTCAACACTGGAGGCATTGTTTAGAAAATTACAAAGCTTAGAGTCGGCTCAAAGAGGGCAATTAGCAGGAAAAATGAGTACAGTCATTGATTTAATGACCAGATTACCTGTAGAAATTTGGTTTGAAGAAAATCCCAAGGCATCTGACACTAAATCGGAAGAAAATATCCTAAATTTAGTTACAACAAGAACTTTACTCTTATTAGATAGAGGTTTTTATCACTTTAAGTTTTGGCATCAGTTAATCGAGAAAAAAGTTGACTTTATTACGAGAATAAAAAAAGGAGCAGCAATCAAGATAGAACAGGTATTTACAGATAGCTATGGACTCAGGGACAGAAAGATACGTCTGGGTTCTGGCACAAATAAGACCCCATTTATTACCTTACGGTTAATTGAAGTGCGTTCTGGAAAAACATGGCATTCTTATTTAACAAGCGTTCTAGATCCTAATGTTTTACCCCCTTATGTTGTAGCCGATTTATATCGACGACGTTGGCGCATTGAAGATGCTTTTAATACTGTCAAAAGACTCTTAGGGCTAAGTTATTTATGGACGGGTTCAATTAATGGGATTAAGTTGCAGATTTGGGCAACTTGGTTATTTTATGCGGTTTTAGTAGATTTAGGTGATGCTGTAGCTGACGAACTTTCTCTGCCTTTTGATGAGATTTCATTAGAAATGATTTATCGTGGTCTTTATCATTTTACGATGGCTCATCAAAAAGGTAAGGCAACAGACCCTGTTAAGTATTTTGCTGACCCTCAAAATCGAGATTTAGGGATTATCAAACAGAAGCGAAAACCAAACATTAAGTTAATTGTCGCTCCTTTCCCTGATCTTCAACGAGGGTCTGACCAGTTTTTCTTCAACAATTCTCTCAAAGCCTCTTGA
- a CDS encoding anti-sigma factor: MVLSNKKVYCGEFNPDSEGKVFMQMPLDDDMTVSSQALITVEPLKKIPQPTGETVMTGSISL, from the coding sequence ATGGTGTTATCTAATAAAAAAGTATATTGTGGAGAATTTAACCCTGACTCTGAAGGAAAAGTGTTTATGCAAATGCCTTTAGATGATGATATGACAGTTTCTTCTCAGGCTTTGATCACCGTTGAGCCGTTGAAAAAAATTCCCCAACCAACTGGAGAAACTGTGATGACGGGTAGTATTTCATTGTGA
- a CDS encoding transposase gives MSNILNYIEENPKQTQRLIGLEYEQLQQLIINGERLYHEKKALLESKKVRIIAGGGGRKPKLSISEQIILTLVYLRHLTTFQLLGIQFEVSESTANDTFNYWLPNLRELLPSSLLEQVKKNASDYEVVKEMLTEYELIVDSYEQVRERPRDNDEQKKYFSGKKSNHTFKTQMIILPDASDIVDVVAGEPGPKSDITLFREYRSEFDAKQRFKGDKAYLGEDLITTPIKKPRNQELTTEQKEQNKIFSSKRIFVEHRIRSVKIFRVVQERFRLNTRKYKQVILTICGLVRLRIRGLILPLEISAISSG, from the coding sequence ATGAGCAATATACTGAATTACATTGAAGAGAATCCTAAACAAACCCAAAGGTTAATAGGTCTGGAATATGAACAGTTACAACAATTAATCATAAATGGGGAAAGATTATATCATGAAAAAAAAGCTTTACTGGAATCTAAGAAAGTGAGAATTATTGCTGGTGGAGGAGGTCGGAAACCAAAATTATCTATTTCTGAACAAATCATTTTAACTTTAGTGTATCTCCGACATCTGACAACCTTTCAACTTCTAGGTATTCAGTTTGAAGTAAGTGAGTCTACAGCCAACGATACGTTTAACTATTGGTTGCCTAACTTGCGAGAATTACTGCCATCAAGTTTGCTTGAACAAGTAAAAAAAAACGCTTCTGACTATGAAGTAGTAAAAGAAATGCTCACAGAATATGAATTAATAGTAGATAGCTATGAACAAGTCAGAGAAAGACCTAGAGACAATGATGAACAAAAGAAATATTTTTCAGGTAAGAAGAGTAATCATACATTTAAAACTCAAATGATTATTTTACCTGATGCTAGTGATATCGTTGATGTTGTGGCAGGTGAACCTGGTCCAAAAAGCGATATAACTTTGTTCCGAGAATATCGTTCAGAGTTTGATGCCAAACAAAGATTTAAAGGAGATAAGGCATATCTTGGAGAAGATTTAATTACAACTCCAATTAAGAAACCAAGAAATCAAGAACTAACAACTGAACAGAAAGAACAGAACAAAATATTTTCATCTAAACGAATCTTTGTTGAACATCGAATACGGTCAGTCAAAATCTTTCGAGTTGTCCAAGAGAGATTTAGGTTAAATACCCGCAAATATAAGCAAGTAATTTTGACGATTTGTGGGCTAGTAAGGTTACGGATTCGAGGGCTAATATTACCATTAGAAATATCAGCTATATCATCAGGTTAA
- a CDS encoding ArsR/SmtB family transcription factor yields the protein MMNSKNVSSPDFCARQLKVLADTTRLSVLKILMESPKHVGELNSVLKLEQSLLSHHLKILREAGFVEATRDGKAVLYHFVPTIRQVNTGKAIDLGCCRLCFE from the coding sequence ATGATGAACTCTAAAAATGTATCGTCTCCAGACTTTTGCGCCCGTCAACTCAAAGTTTTAGCAGATACAACACGTCTATCTGTTCTGAAAATTCTCATGGAAAGTCCTAAGCACGTAGGGGAACTGAATTCTGTTTTAAAGCTAGAGCAGAGTTTATTGTCCCACCATTTAAAAATATTGCGGGAGGCAGGTTTTGTGGAGGCGACACGAGATGGTAAGGCGGTACTTTACCATTTTGTACCGACGATTCGACAAGTCAATACTGGTAAGGCAATTGATTTAGGCTGTTGTCGCCTCTGTTTTGAATAG
- a CDS encoding phosphate ABC transporter substrate-binding protein: MKRLKTIAFITVAFTIGLGLQACTQPSPTPTQPTNKLQGKLVLTGSSTVAPLAAEIGKRFESAHPDVRVDVQTGGSSRGIADARTGVANIGMASRSLKDEEKDLQAFSIARDGIGIILHKDNPVKSLSNQQAVDIYTGKINNWQQVNGSNAPITVVNKAEGRSTLELFLGYFQLKNSDIKASVVIGDNQQGIKTVAGNPNAIGYVSIGTAEFSINNGVTIKLLPLNGITATTENVQNGTFPLSRPLNLVTKTQPQGLDQAFIEFAQSPQVHDIVKKQDFVPISK, from the coding sequence ATGAAACGACTCAAAACCATAGCATTTATTACTGTCGCTTTCACAATTGGCTTAGGGTTACAAGCTTGTACCCAACCATCCCCAACACCAACTCAACCAACCAATAAATTACAAGGAAAGTTAGTTTTAACAGGCTCTAGTACAGTTGCACCATTAGCAGCAGAAATTGGTAAGCGATTTGAATCAGCGCATCCTGATGTGCGAGTAGATGTGCAAACAGGCGGTTCATCTCGCGGAATTGCCGATGCACGTACAGGCGTTGCTAATATTGGGATGGCATCTCGTAGCCTCAAAGATGAAGAAAAAGATTTACAAGCTTTTTCTATTGCCCGTGACGGAATTGGCATAATTCTACACAAAGATAATCCAGTCAAATCCCTCTCAAATCAACAAGCTGTTGATATTTATACGGGTAAGATTAACAACTGGCAACAAGTTAACGGTAGCAATGCACCGATTACAGTTGTGAATAAAGCTGAGGGACGTTCTACCCTGGAATTATTTCTTGGCTACTTCCAACTCAAAAATAGCGATATTAAAGCATCGGTGGTGATCGGGGACAATCAGCAAGGAATTAAGACAGTAGCAGGTAATCCTAACGCCATTGGTTATGTATCAATTGGTACGGCTGAATTTAGCATCAATAACGGCGTGACCATTAAATTATTGCCCCTGAATGGAATTACCGCCACTACAGAGAATGTCCAGAATGGGACGTTTCCCCTGTCCCGTCCTCTAAATTTGGTGACTAAAACCCAGCCTCAAGGCTTAGATCAAGCATTTATCGAGTTTGCACAATCACCACAAGTTCATGACATTGTTAAAAAACAAGATTTTGTCCCCATATCAAAGTGA
- the pstC gene encoding phosphate ABC transporter permease subunit PstC gives MTLLKNKILSPYQSDMVLLWILRGLSLITGIIVILITTFLLLEALPILRQEGWWRFVSDRSWHPVQGLYNLLPMLWGSLLVTFGSVVLAAPLGIGSAIFCQYYAPPVVGGLYRQLINLLAGIPSVVYGFWGLVVLVPLIGKLHPPGTSLLAGIAILTLMILPTIALTAEASFSEVPNEYLQGAAALGISRWATIRSVVLPAAKSGLFTGLILGTGRAIGETMAVLMVCGNVVQTPTSIFDPVRTLTANIALEMAYATGNHRSALFVSGLLLMGAIAILVVVAEGVSRKNIYG, from the coding sequence ATGACATTGTTAAAAAACAAGATTTTGTCCCCATATCAAAGTGATATGGTTCTCCTGTGGATATTACGGGGATTATCTCTAATTACAGGTATTATTGTTATCTTAATCACCACATTCTTATTACTCGAAGCGTTGCCCATACTGCGACAAGAAGGATGGTGGCGTTTTGTCAGCGATCGCTCTTGGCATCCGGTGCAAGGACTCTATAATTTGCTGCCCATGCTGTGGGGTAGTCTGTTGGTGACATTCGGTTCTGTAGTTTTGGCTGCACCTTTGGGCATTGGTTCGGCAATCTTTTGTCAGTATTATGCACCTCCTGTAGTTGGGGGATTATATCGGCAGTTAATTAATTTACTGGCTGGTATTCCTTCTGTAGTTTACGGGTTCTGGGGTTTAGTTGTTCTTGTACCACTGATTGGCAAACTGCATCCACCAGGAACAAGTTTGTTAGCGGGAATCGCCATTTTGACATTAATGATTCTGCCCACCATCGCTTTAACAGCAGAAGCCAGTTTTTCTGAAGTCCCCAACGAGTATTTACAAGGTGCAGCCGCCTTGGGAATTTCTCGCTGGGCAACAATTAGAAGCGTTGTTTTACCTGCGGCGAAATCTGGTTTATTTACTGGTTTGATTTTAGGAACGGGACGGGCGATTGGGGAAACAATGGCAGTGTTGATGGTTTGTGGCAATGTAGTCCAAACACCCACAAGCATATTTGACCCCGTTCGCACACTGACAGCCAATATCGCTTTAGAGATGGCTTACGCTACAGGAAATCACCGTTCAGCATTGTTTGTAAGTGGTTTGTTATTAATGGGAGCGATCGCCATTTTAGTTGTCGTTGCCGAAGGTGTGAGTAGGAAAAACATCTATGGCTAA